The genomic DNA CATCAAAATCAAACGAAGTTAAATTGTAGTTCACCAGTTCCACACTTTTCAAAGCAAATTTGCAGTTAGCCAAGTTTTGGGCTTCTTTTAAGGTGGCGCAAGCCGTCAGCAAACACGCGGAAACAACACACAATAATAATTTTTTCATAAACCCTCCGAGTTAATCTCAATAAATTGTATAATAAAATAAGCGTTTTATGGAGAAAAATTTATGAACCCGTTACAACAAAAAATTTATGACCGTTTCCTTAGATATATTGCCGTAGATACCACCAGCGACCCGACCAGCAAAGCCATACCCACTAACCCCAATCAAATTACTTTTGCACATATGCTGGCCCGCGAAATGAAAACCGTTGGTTTTCAAGAAGTGGAAGTGGACGAATACGGTTTTGTAACCGGGTTACTCCCCGCCAATACGGATAAACCTGCCCCCACCATCGGCTTATTTTCGCACATGGATACCGTTTGCGATTATAACGGCAAAAATATCCGCGCCGTATTGCACCCCAACTACGACGGCGGAACCATTACCATTAACGAAGAAAAAAAGATGTTCCTCTCTCCCGAAACCGCGCCCAACTTAAAACTTTGCGTGGGTGATGATATTATTACCTCGGACGGAAACACCTTGCTCAGTGGGGACGATAAAATCGGTATCGCTATTATTATGACTTTAGCCGAATACTTAACCGAACACCCCGAAATCAAACACGGGCCGTTAAAAGCCGCGTTTACTATTGACGAAGAAACCGGCACCGGTATCGGTTATTTTGACATTGAACGTTTTAATGCAGATTTTGCCTACACCGTTGACGGGGCCGACATGGGTGAGATTGACTGCGGCAGTTTCAATGCCGATTCCGTAGATATCCGCATCACGGGCAAAGCCTGTCACCCCGGTTGCGCCAAAGGCTTTATGGCTAACCCCGTTCGCATCGCGGCGGATATTATTTCTTCCTGGCCGGAAGATAAACTGCCCGAAACCACCGAAGGAACCGAAGGGTTTATTCTTTTCAAAGACATTGAAGGCGGCTTGGAAAGTGCCCTTGTGCAAGGCATTGTGCGCGAACACGATTTGGGTAAGTTTGAACAATACAAAAAGATGCTGGAAGATTTGGTGGAAGAAAAACGCCAAAAGTATCCGGCTGCCAAAATTGAAGTAGAGTTCAAAGAACAATACCGCAATATGCTTGAGGTGCTGAAAGAACACCCGCAAGCCATGGACTTGTTGGAAGGGGCCTTAAAAGAAAATAACATTGAGTACCATTTGGCGCAAATCCGCGGCGGGACGGACGGCTCACAACTTTCCTTGCGCGGGTTGCCCACCCCCAATATTTTTGCCGGGTACGAAAACCCCCACGGCCCGTATGAGTGGGTCAGTTTGGCGTGGGCGGAAAAAACTTTCCGCGTGTTGGAAACCATCGCCAAAAATGCCGTAAAATAGTTTGGAACTTGTATTTTCTCCCCCCCTGCTCCGTTTTATCGGCGGCAGGGGTTTTTTATTTCTTGTATTTTTAGACTTATTCCATTATCATATTGATAAGGAAACAAATTCCCTTTATGCTTATACAATTTAATTATAAGGAGCCTTCTTATGAAAAAGGGTTTCACTTTAATTGAACTTTTAGTGGTTGTTTTAATTATAGGTATTTTGTCCGCGGTAGCCTTGCCCCAATATCACACGGCGGTAGATAAAGCCCGTTTTGCCAGGCTGATGCCTGTTGTAAAAGCCCTAAAACTAGCGGCGGAAACTTATTATCTTGCTAACGGAACTTATCCCACTGCTATTGATGAGTTGGATATTGCACCGCCCGCCGGTTGTACTATCCCCGCGGGAGATAATGCGATTCTTTGCGAAACGGAGTGGTACGATTTGAAAAAAGACAGCGACTTAAATGTTGCCGGTTATATTGGAAAGCGTAACACCCCTTTGGACGGAGGTTATCGGGTGTGGTTGGATCACTCCCCCTATCCCGGCAAAGAACAATGTGTGGTGGTGGCCGATACTCCCCGTCAGCACCGACTGTGTAAAACGGTGGGCATGGAAACGGTGGTATCCATCGGTTTTAAGTAATTTCTCTGTTTAAGGAAACCTTAATAAACCAATAAAAAATATCCTGCGGAAAAACCGCAGGATATTTTTATTGTTCTTGGTAATTCCTTTAGCGGGAGTAAAAGTACGAAAATTTTTTATCCATAAAAAACCCCGCAGTTTTTGCCGCGGGGTTAAATTTAGGCTGTTAGCCGTTTTTTTATTGCAAGGGGGCTTGGGTGGCAGGCACGCCTTGCGCGGCGGAATCTAACAGGTTTTTGGCATCGGAAATGGTGGGATCCAACGCTTTGGTTACCGCATTATAGTTAAAGCGGTAAGAGGTTTTGAAACTTTGCGGATTCTCCGGCGGAACTTTAACGATTACGGAGTAGTTATCCGGGTCTACTGCGGTGGAAATTTCCCACGTAATCAAGTTAACGGCA from Elusimicrobium sp. includes the following:
- the pepT gene encoding peptidase T, producing MNPLQQKIYDRFLRYIAVDTTSDPTSKAIPTNPNQITFAHMLAREMKTVGFQEVEVDEYGFVTGLLPANTDKPAPTIGLFSHMDTVCDYNGKNIRAVLHPNYDGGTITINEEKKMFLSPETAPNLKLCVGDDIITSDGNTLLSGDDKIGIAIIMTLAEYLTEHPEIKHGPLKAAFTIDEETGTGIGYFDIERFNADFAYTVDGADMGEIDCGSFNADSVDIRITGKACHPGCAKGFMANPVRIAADIISSWPEDKLPETTEGTEGFILFKDIEGGLESALVQGIVREHDLGKFEQYKKMLEDLVEEKRQKYPAAKIEVEFKEQYRNMLEVLKEHPQAMDLLEGALKENNIEYHLAQIRGGTDGSQLSLRGLPTPNIFAGYENPHGPYEWVSLAWAEKTFRVLETIAKNAVK
- a CDS encoding prepilin-type N-terminal cleavage/methylation domain-containing protein — translated: MKKGFTLIELLVVVLIIGILSAVALPQYHTAVDKARFARLMPVVKALKLAAETYYLANGTYPTAIDELDIAPPAGCTIPAGDNAILCETEWYDLKKDSDLNVAGYIGKRNTPLDGGYRVWLDHSPYPGKEQCVVVADTPRQHRLCKTVGMETVVSIGFK